In the Equus caballus isolate H_3958 breed thoroughbred chromosome 14, TB-T2T, whole genome shotgun sequence genome, TAAGGAGGTCAGACTAGCTGGACAAAGTAGAGGGGAGAAAGAGTAAAAGATAGGACATAGATTTAAAAGGGGACTAGATTGTTTTCTCAGGTTAATATTTAACTTTGTGAATCTTTCTGCTTTAAGTCTCAATGAATTGTGATGACCCAAAAGATGGATCTTCACACTTCTCCAATATGGTGAAAGTAGATAGTATGGAGGCAGACGGTtattcctggcatatagtagtcactcaattaatatttgatagTGATGACTCTTATAAATGCATGATTTTGATAATTGTGAGAAAGTATGCAAGTGATAAGGGGGCTGAGGAAAGTGGTCTTAAAATATGAACTTTCATAAGAAATGTCCCACATACTGCTCCAGGTTTTCTAGTACACAAGAATTACATCAGAGAAAGGtgattaattttaattgtttattccATGACCTCAAGAGAATGAGGCGATAACTGGTCTATAGGGTTCACGTCCCAAAGGTAGTGACTGTAGCTATAAGAACACGTGCATCACTCCCAATCCAGAGAGGCCCTCCCTTTGCCATCAGCAGGTTTGTTTTAAGATTCTAGACACAGATTGGTTTCAGTTTGAAAGTGGGGTATGTAGAAAACAACATGAAGGGGGAAGTGACCCTTTAGATCTAGACAGGTCTTGAAAAATATCTAATCCTTTCAAAAGTTACATATCTGAACATGCAAGGAAGAAGACAGGCACTTATTCTACAAAGCTCTGTGTTCCAGGACCTGGCTCAGCCGAGCTCCTCAGCAGCCCTGTGAACAACAGgtgctggggaagaggaagagaagagctcTAAGAATTTGGAGGAATGTGTGTTGTTCTGCTTCTATAAATTTTTGGAAGAGGAGTCAATGTAGAATGGACAAATAGATAAATCAAAAAACAAGCAGAGATTGAATAGACTCTCtagtgaaaataattaaaaggtaCCAGCTTTAATTAAGATTATAAAACAGGAAACACGTGTCCTCTGAGAGCAAAAGTTACAACAAAATGAGGGAAAACTTGTAGGGAAGATTTCAGCTGCTGTCTTTCCATGGCTCAAAGATATTGAAATTTTTACCAGCAATTGAATAATAGCATTTGGTATATAAGGGCCTAGACATTAaacataatattaatttaaaattaattcttaaaTGCCTTAGATAAATTAGAAATTGTATTGAAAAAACTGTGATAATTAGAATGTCTGGCTTTGCACTGGATTATCTTTTGAGCTTGCCTTTAACACTCAAATTTAGTAGTATAGGAACAGATAAGGTCCTCATGTCTCACTTTTGTGTATGGTCTGACACTCTTATTGATGAACCATCTGAAACACTTTTCTTGGGCTGTAGGACCAGAGATGGCCCCATCAGAAATCACAGAGAAAGAGTCTTCCAGTATGGTAGGATCTTAGAAGTGTGgacaaacaattagaaaaatataattttttgtatgaCTATTTTCTTGCAAAATGTCTTCAGAGTGTGGTACTACCTCCAAATTACAGTCCTGCTCCCTCACAGGTAATATAGGAAAGAATGAATATCCTATGTATCTTGacgggagagaggagagaaaaaagagagacagagacctaGGAAATGCAAGTTTCTAGGTCAGAGTCTTCACTGTAATTACTTATTCCTGGGAGAGATAATTTCCCTAAATCTCATTCTTGTTTCATATTGATGCTGCTTTCTAGTATAACTATGTGGCGTGTGTGCTGTCATTGGGCTATTTCCCATAGATTTAGAGTCTCTAGTTTGTCAGCTAAAAGCATGATGATTAATAAAGTAAATAAGCTAGTATCTACACTACAGATGTAGGGTAGAAAAATGGATACAGGACTTGGAGTCTGGGGATCTAAGCTCTAGTCATAGACGTGTAGATTGGTCATTATTTGCATGTCACTGAGAAAGCCAATGTTCTTCAGCTTCTGCTTTGTCACCTCTAGAGTAAAGAAGTAGACTAGATTACCTTTGTCATCTGTTCCAATTTTATTACTCCTCAAGAAGTGAAGAAAGATTGACAACTAGAAGTCCATGAGCTGAGGAGTgtactttctaaaagaaataagattaattttgATAACAGATTTATTgggtcagagagaaaagcaaagattaaAGTGCTATATGGAATTAACAATAAAGGCACAAATGCATGGTGTTAGGAGTGTTCATTCTTGATGTCACAATGTGAACATATGATGCAAAAATTAATCTAtttagaaatttctcattttattaatgtttgcaGGGCTGGCATAATCAGTTATCACATTATGTTAGGCTTACTTTTTTATGAACTTATAATGTTCAAGGAGAACTGAAAGTGTTATGGggaggattttatttaaaataaccatgaatCTCTTGATTTCATGCTTATTTGTAAATCTTAAAATTACAATTGAGaacttaaaaatgaattcaatattcatattatatttacttaaaatttaaaaatggttatcaCATTTTAGAAGTTTAGACATTTAGCATATCTTGCATAAAAAATACgtagagaaattctgaaagagatACTTTGCTTCATCTTCCAGTTTTGGTGATGGATAGTGAACCAAGTTTCTTATATCTTCACTCtcctttatattttgttttcagggCTGATTCAGATTTTGACAAACAGAGACCATGATACTAttgaagagaaacaaaagtggGGCCACATTCACTCTCTTGGGCTTCTCAGATTACCCAGAACTGCAAATCCCcctcttcttgatttttctggCCATCTACAGTGTCACTGTTGTAGGGAATATTGGGATGATTGCAATAATCAAAATTAACCCCAAActgcacacccccatgtactttttcctcagccacCTCTCATTTGTGGATTTCTGCTATTCCTCCATCATTGCTCCCAAGACCCAGGTGAACCTAGTTGTAGAAGACAGAACCATTTCATTCATAGGATGTTTAgcacaattctttttcttttgtatctttgtCATAACTGAATCCTTTTTATTAGCTGTGATGGTGTATGATCGCTTTGTGGCCATTTGCAACCCTCTGCTCTACACAGTTGCCATGCCCCAGAAACTCTGCGTCATGCTAGTTGTCGGATCATATGCATGGGGAGTAACATGTTCCCTGATACTCACATGTTTTGctataaaattatcatttcagGGTTTCAACACAATCAATCACTTCTTCTGTGAGTTCTCCTCATTGCTGTCCCTCTCTTGCTCTGACACTTATCTCAACCAGTTGCTGCTTTTCGTTTTTGCCACATTTAATGAGGTCAGCACATTACTCATCATTCTCATGTCTTATGTacttatcattgtcatcatcctCAAGATGCACTCAGCCAGTGGGAGCTGCAAAGCCTTttccacctgtgcctcccacctgacCGCCATCACCATCTTCCACAGCACCAACCTCTTCCTCTATTGTGTGCCCCACTCCCAAAACTCCAGGCACACAGTCAAAGTGGCCTCTGTGTTTTACACAGTGGTGATCCCCATGTTGAATCCTCTGATCTACAGTCTGAGAAATAAGGATGTCAAGGATACATTAGGCAAAATAATGGACACtaaaatcttttcttattgaGCATATTATTTTAGTGGAGTTTGTCCCTGGCACATAAATGAACTCTGTCCATAAAGGTTGATTTTAAAGatacaattaaaattaatgaagagttAAGGTTGTGCAATGGAAAAGACATGGATTTTGGTTCAAAGAGATTAAATTTCACTCTTTCTCTCACTGGGAAAAAAAGTCAtctctcatctttaatttttcatctaCAAAATTGAGATAACATAAACTAGCTCCTAATCATATTGTTCAAATTAAAAGACTATATAACTAACATATGTAATAACTTATATAACCTCAACAATCATTAATTTTATCCTCTTTCTTATGACATATTTGGAGTAGACTAGGCTTTCACAAACACATGAATTTCTCCTAAAAATGTACAAATAGCAGTTCAAATAAGACATAGTCTTCATCCTTCAAGGAATGCAAAATCTAGTGTTGAAAGTAGGTTTGTGAACAAATTGACCATTGAATAAGGTAGAAATACTAATTATCATAGAgtgtttaagagaaaaaatgtccAAATCCATTTGGGCACTTCAGGGAAGTCCTTCATAAAATAGGTATTGTTTGAACTTGTCCTTGGATAACAGGATGGACAGAATGTTAGGGGCACATTTCAACAAAGAGTTGTATGCAGGAGACAAAAGCATGACAAATTCATGGAGGTCAGAATGTAATACCGAGTCAATGATCCAACAACCTTCTTATTGAGCTAATACCCTataatgtgcatgtgtgtgttgtatAAACAGGTTACTTGACATGAATGGAAAGTTGATAAGACATGGTTTATCTTCTGAATGCATTTCAAAGCAACTCCAGAGTGGCAGTATGAAAAGCGGACTCCaacaaaagctgagaaatggTAGACTGGATATCAGAAAATCTTATATGCAAAGAGTAAGCATGATATGTGCCTACGCAACCTGTACTTCATGCTATCATTCTGCCTGTGAAGACATCAAAAGTATGAtaaattctttatgatttttttttttctgaatgggAGCATAATCTCTGAGTGCTTCTCAACACAACTCTCACCTAAAAAAATTGTCTGGAGTTGTATTAAGCATTGAAAACTAATTACCTAtacaagtttattaaaaataaaataaaatctagacaGTCATTAGCATTAAGACCTATTTAATCTGGCAAATTAAATATAGTAGATCTTTCCAACAGTAACTCATTTTTCCTTGAATAACTGGTACACCCTTCTCCTTCTGTTTACTCAATATGGCTATATAAATTCTAAACACATCATCAACATAATGGAAGAAATACATTTATAGGTGTTTGGTAGTGGCAAAAAACGGGTAACAATTTTATGTGGgctcaataaagttatttgaaatgttcatattattttgaactcataatcattattaaaatgtttcatttatgtGCATTATTTGATAAGGAACCAAATAACCAttgcataaaaatagataaaatatataagaaacagtGTTTTAGATACAGGATGTCTGATGAGggaatgcttttctcttttactgaGATCTGTGTCTCTGGGTATTTACAAATTGATCTTTTAGTACACATCTGGCAGTTatacaatttataattttctttgaaattaggaaattatttttattaatcttaaaCTGAATCAGTGATGGGTAATGCCTCTttatagagaattttattttatttctgtccttctttgTCCAAAAATGATCACATTTTTGGCAGAAGTGACATAACTCACTTAGCTTTTActttgaggaaaccaaggcccagaaggCTTAAGTGACCTGGCCAACATTGTAAAGCAGTTGTTGACAGAATTAAAGCAATCGTTCTAGATTCCAGACACATCAGAAGCACATTTTCCACTAAACGCTGGCAGACAAccatatctttttcatttttaagttgtgACATTTCAGATTCTTTATTCTAGTTTCTGCTGCTTCTATGTAGAACATGACTTATATGAGTAGTCTTCACATTTTTTTGTAATGTGCCTCTCAATTAGTTTTGAAAAGGTATATAcccctaaaatttaattttacatataaatataccatCATAAGCTTAAATAGCAGCAAAAAGTGTAATTTCTGTTTCATagcatattcatttaaaatacataaatagcaACATCTCAGTCAGATTTGTGTGTTCCCTTCTCCTGAACTCATATTCAATTCTACTCTCCCCTTTAACAGTATAATTTAATTACAGAttcctactttttatttcttgtgatcATAATGATTTTCACAatttcaaaagtttttatttatggATTAAGTTAAACTTTTAATGATACAATAATAATTACACCACTAGTTACAAATATATTTGCCTTGCAAATTtggataaaatataattattaaaaatctaACAATGATTTTGGGAATacttcattttatgaaaaatattatgaatatgtGTTTGAACTTTTATTCCAATTAATTAATGTATCTGTGGAAAGACATCACTTAGTGTTAGAAAGCAATAGGTTTAAGCATCattcttatttctgctttttaatagGTGAAAATACTGAGACTACTTGGTCATATTAAAGGTAAATGGGAATAGAAACTCTGTCAGGGATTGTACTGTAATAATATTGTCACTCAACTCTTTCAACTCCATccaagttatatgtcaatttctCACAATTAtcttttgtcaaaattttttaaaataatgaattaaatgaaattagatTGCTTTCCAATTTTGTTGAAGgccaaaattttgaaattatatctttCAAAAGGATCCGTTGCCCAGTGTGGCAGATTGCAAACATCGTCCAAATTCTCCAGTCCTCGCCATATCTATGCCCTTTGGAACTTTTCTGATCAAATGATGAAACCAATTTCTCCACTTCTAGAGTGTAGGTTGCTTCTGTGACCAACTTTGGCTAACAGAAGGTAGTTGAAGTGATATTGTGTCAATTTCAAACCTCTGAAAATACCTGTGGCCTTTTCACAATCTTTTGGAATTTTCGCAGTCTCTTAGAAAAGCTGTTATGTGAGCAAGCACAGACTACCATATTGGATAATGAGAAATATAATCCACACCCCATCGCATGAGAGGGCATCTAGCTAATGACCAGACTTGTGTGTGAAGCCTCTTAGGTCATCTAACCTGCCAAGCTGATAAGGCATAGCTAGCCAAGTCAAGCTAAGCCATGTCAGGATCAGAGAATCAGAAGTAACTTACTGACTCATGCCATAGAGATCAGTGCAATAAGGAGTTGTTGTTTCTGACAAAtatgttttggggtggtttgttatgcaatCATTAGAACCATTCACTTCCTAATTTCTGAGAAGGTAACCAAAAAGACCTTCCAAGTCTTATCATATAACAATTAAGCATACCTGTTATTCTTCCATTTAGAGGCACCTTGATTAAAACAATGCAAGTAAAAAGTTTAGgaaatttaatgtattattgatTTCATTGAATCTCGCCAATGcaatattttactaaaatggTACTattgtatgtgttttaaatacatttcatCAAAAACTTAAAGCTTCATGTATAGATCAATTTATGTATAATGACCATGAAATCAATTTCAAtaacatgtttatatttaaatcaatttttcaaaACACCTGCCATGTCTTTAAGTCAAAGACACATAGAAAGGCACAGCAGCTTTCCTGTAAGTGGGAGGCTCAGATGATATAAAACATCACTACCAAGGATGCTCTTTATAGAtgctcttttagtttttctgtcatGAGACTCTCTCCTTCAGGAGGATGCATTTTGTGACAGTAGTTTCAGGGAGTGATAAGAACAGATGTTAAAAAGATAAGATATTAAAGAGTAGATGTTAAAAAACAGATGTTAAAAAGTGTTATCATTAATCTACTGTGTGTATGATTTCAAAACATCATTGAATTGGCTAAAACACACGTCTAATGCCATTATTTTCcagtaaaataaatatgcattataCGCCAGAGAGAAACAAGAAGTCCTAACATGGGTTTGAAGTGTCTTGATTAAAGAAAACTTCAGGTttcatggaaaacaatatttcaaattgttCTTATGTTTTAGGTATTGgaagtttgcttttgttttcctaatcTGAGTAATTCACATAGTAATAAGTAAATGGTTAGAGGaatctttgcttttgaaaaattagagaaaaggaaCTGTGAGAGTGCTAGGGGGAAAGGAGACCCATTAACACTCCTTAAACTCAGGAAATTATCAGATGGATCAATTTTAGTAAAACACATTCAGGTTCTTGACAATTTGGAAACTGATGAAACTGATTACCtgtaactaattacatctgtggAATTCTTGCAACGTTTGGTATACCCAAGGACACAAACCAAAGAGAGTGGTTTGAACACTATTGGTTTAGGGAGACATCCTATAGTCATAAAATGAGCAGACCTGGGAGAGATCCTTGAGGCCATTTCGCTTAATGGCCTCTGGCTTTAAGTAGAGATTATGACAACTCACGATCCTTCAGGAGCTCTGCTCTTTCTCACACAGTTGTATGGGTGCAACAAACCAAAAGCAGCATATGGTCTCATTCTATCAGTGATTCtgtgtatgactttgggcaagttacatctGTGTTTGCCTCTGGCACCTCGTTTGTGAAGGTGCATAACTGTACtgatctcatttgtttttataaagacgAAATGCACTAATAGTTGTATTCTGAACAGTACTTAGCACATAGGAAGTGGTCAGTAAATGTGAGCAATTATTATTACTCTCAGTAAAGGATCTTCATTATTTCCACTTGTTTCTGGTATTGGTGGAGCTCTGGTGTGACTTCAGACTCTTTGCCTTCCAGGAAGGAGCTTCTGAGTACAAGacaagcaaaatttaaaagacttatTTGTATATTTCACTATGCTAACGCCAACCCTGGCTCATGGCACAGTGATTGGATACAGCATTCAATGCTCTGCAATTGTTCATGAATCCTGGAAGGGATCATGTTGACTTTTAATAATATGTCCCCAGGTGAGATAGTTTTTCTCCCTGTTTGTATCTCACAGAAGCTATTAATTGTTTGAGTCCCATGGTGGTATTGTTTTCTGATATCTTGTTGATCTCCCACAGAGATCAATGATTATTTTGGGAAGATTAAGTAACATGGGCCCCAGGGATACTCACACACAAGAACATAAAGCCTACATCATTTCCCATCATGGCATCTTCAGAAACAGGGAGAGCAATGT is a window encoding:
- the LOC138917534 gene encoding olfactory receptor 5D18-like → MILLKRNKSGATFTLLGFSDYPELQIPLFLIFLAIYSVTVVGNIGMIAIIKINPKLHTPMYFFLSHLSFVDFCYSSIIAPKTQVNLVVEDRTISFIGCLAQFFFFCIFVITESFLLAVMVYDRFVAICNPLLYTVAMPQKLCVMLVVGSYAWGVTCSLILTCFAIKLSFQGFNTINHFFCEFSSLLSLSCSDTYLNQLLLFVFATFNEVSTLLIILMSYVLIIVIILKMHSASGSCKAFSTCASHLTAITIFHSTNLFLYCVPHSQNSRHTVKVASVFYTVVIPMLNPLIYSLRNKDVKDTLGKIMDTKIFSY